From Suricata suricatta isolate VVHF042 chromosome 1, meerkat_22Aug2017_6uvM2_HiC, whole genome shotgun sequence, a single genomic window includes:
- the IDO1 gene encoding indoleamine 2,3-dioxygenase 1 has product MAHSGTFPTEVSWEKFKEYHIDEELGFVLPDPLEELPYPYDQWISIAKNLPELIEKNELRKEVEKLQMFSIDGLKDHKSQRLAHLVLGYITMAYVWNQGGEDVCEVLPKNIAVPYCELSQKLDLPPILVYADCVLANWKKKDPRGPMTYENMDILFSFPGGDCGKGFFLVSLLVEIAAASAIKVIPGLLNAVKCEDRNTLQMALRQIASCLKQALKEFGQMHDYVDPDDFFNVLRIYLSGWKGNLQLPSGLKYEGVWETPKQFAGGSAAQSSIFQCFDVLLGIEQSSGEESSFKFLHEMREYMPLAHRKFLQTLESAPSVRQFVLSKGDAELQADYNDCVKAMVALRSYHLRIVAKYIVTPSKNRSRGNPTSEDSSEPENTGTGGMKVMTFLKSVKGTTEKFLLKCD; this is encoded by the exons ATGGCACACAGTGGGACATTTCCTACAGAAGTTTCCTGGGAAAAGTTCAAAGAATACCACATAGATGAGGAGCTGGGCTTCGTGTTGCCAGACCCGCTG gagGAGCTACCTTACCCTTATGATCAATGGATTTCCATTGCTAAAAACCTACCTGAACTGATTGAGAAAAATGAACTACGTAAAGAAGTTGAGAAG TTACAAATGTTCAGTATCGATGGCCTCAAAGACCACAAGTCACAGCGCCTCGCACATCTGGTCCTGGGGTATATCACCATGGCATATGTGTGGAATCAAGGTGGTGAAGATGTTTGTGAG GTCCTGCCAAAGAATATTGCTGTTCCTTACTGTGAACTCTCTCAGAAGCTGGATCTGCCTCCCATTCTGGTTTATGCAGACTGTGTCTTGgcaaactggaagaaaaaggaTCCCAGGGG GCCCATGACTTATGA GAACATGgacattctgttttcatttcctgggGGAGACTGTGGCAAGGGGTTCTTCCTCGTTTCTCTGTTGGTGGAAATAGCAGCGGCTTCCGCAATCAAA gtgatTCCTGGTTTACTAAATGCAGTAAAATGTGAGGACCGGAATACTTTGCAAATGGCACTGCGTCAGATAGCTTCCTGTCTGAAACAAGCCCTCAAAGAGTTTGGCCAAATGCATG ACTATGTGGACCCAGACGACTTTTTCAATGTTCTTCGCATATACTTGTCTGG CTGGAAAGGCAACCTTCAGCTGCCAAGTGGTCTGAAGTACGAAGGTGTCTGGGAAACCCCAAAGCAGTTTGCAGGGGGTAGTGCCGCCCAAAGCAGCATTTTCCAGTGTTTTGATGTTCTGCTGGGCATCGAGCAGAGTTCTGGTGAAG AATCTTCTTTCAAATTCCTTCATGAAATGAGAGAATATATGCCATTAGCTCACCGGAAATTTCTTCAGACATTGGAGTCAGCCCCCTCAGTCCGTCAGTTTGTTCTTTCAAAAGGTGATGCTGAATTGCAGGCGGATTATAATGACTGTGTGAAGGCTATGGTTGCCCTGAGAAGCTACCATCTGAGGATAGTAGCCAAGTACATCGTGACTCCTTCAAAGAACCGGAGCAGGGGAAACCCGACATCTGAGGACTCATCAGAACCTGAAAATACAGGAACTGGAGGCATGAAGGTCATGACTTTCCTGAAGAGTGTTAAAGGAACAACTGAGAAATTCCTGCTGAAGTGTGACTAA